In the Micropterus dolomieu isolate WLL.071019.BEF.003 ecotype Adirondacks unplaced genomic scaffold, ASM2129224v1 scaffold_152, whole genome shotgun sequence genome, ATGGTGATGGGTCAACAAGGGACACCAATAATGGGCCAGCACCCTGGCATGATGCCCCAAGGTGGAATGCCTGTCAGGATGCCTCAAGGGCAGCCCTTTATTGGTGGAGCTCAACCCCAGCTTCCTGGCGCTCTCGGAGCCAGTGGCGCCAGGGCCCCAGGTCCTCCTGTGGCTCCAACAGGATTCTTCCCACAAGGGCCTGGAATGCAAGGTGCAGACCCCAGGGTTCTACAAGAAAGACAGCTTCAACATAGGATGCAGATGGCAAAGCTCCAACAGCAACAGGTGATGATGGGCCAGCAACCTATACCACACCCAAATCAACAGTCTGGCTTAATTGCTCAGCCGCAGCCGGGTATGATGGGGAACCCACTTATGGCCCAACAAGCAAACACTCAACAGGGAATGCTAGCCAACCAGGCCAATCAGCAAAGCATGGTACAAGCTCCGCAAGGAATGGTTGGAGGCCAGACTCTGGTGCCACAGAACCTCGCAGGAGGCCAGCCTATTAACCATGCTCAAGCCATGATGGCAGCACAACCAGGCATTATGAGGAACCAGCCAGTTGCACCATGTCAGCAACAGCGGCCCCAGCTGGTGATGGGTCAGCAAGGCATGGTTGGATCTCCAGGTCATCCTGGCCTCAGGGGTACTCAGGCCCAATTGACTCCGCAACAACAGAACATTCTGGCCCAACGCATGCTTGCAtctcagcaacagcagcagaatgTTGCAAAGAATTTGGCccacctgcagcagcagcagatagCACAGCAAAGACAACAAAACCAGTTGATCAGTCATTCGAGCCAAGAGCAAGGAGGGCTCTCCCAACCCTCTACCCCACAGATGGGCTCCTCGCCTTCAGCAGGAAGTATCACGCCCCAGCCACAGGGAGCTACAGACTCTGGTCCCAAAGAGGGTGGGATACTGAGCCCTGATTCAAGAACACCACCACAGCAGAGTGGGCCCTCCACTCCCAATCAGATGTCCCAACTAGGCTCTGCAAATGATCATCAACCTGACTTGGTAAGACAGCAattacaacagcagcagcagcagcagcatcaaaaCCAGGTTTATATGGCCCACCAGCAAAAATCAAATCCTCAGTCTGGACCTGAGCATCAAACGGTTTTGGTTGGAAACCAACAAACTGGTGTGCTTCAACAACAGCAGCGACAACTTCCCCTCACTCTCCAGAGGCAAGGTTCCCACAGTATTGACAATCCCAGTTTGATAACTGTTAAAGAGGAAGGGAAACAAAGTGATTTCTTAGCTCAGcatcaacaacagcagcaaatgGTTCAAAATGCCATGCAGCAGTCACAAGATCCTAGTATCCAGCAGCAGATCATTGGCCAGAACCATCCTGGCCAGCCGCAGCCTGTTGTGACAGGCCATAGTCAGCAACAGCAAGCTCTGATGGCccagcagcaaaaacaacaggCAATGATGGGCATGTTGAGAGCCCAGCAGCAAGGGATGATGGCACAGAGGCCTGTGCTTCCACCAGGACAGATCCGCACCCCTATCAACATCCAGGCTATTATTGCTCAGAATCCTCATCTCCGCAATCTTCCCCCAAACCAGCAGATACAGCAGATCCAGGCCATGATTGCCCAAAGGCAGCTCCAACATGGACCAATGCTGCGGATGTCAATGGGTCAAGGCCAGCAAAATCCATTAAGGTCTCACATGCCACCAGGGCAGGTGCCACAGGTTGGGCAGATGCCAGGGATGGAAGGCCAACAGATGCCATATGGAGCCATGGGGAAGCCAGGAACAGTGGGTGCTCAGCAGCAGCCAGGTATGTTGGGCCAACAACCTGGTGTTGCTCCTCAGATGCAGCAGGGGATGATGGTCCCTGGGCAACAACAGCCACAAGCTGGGGATATGATCCAACATATGATTAGAGGTCAGGTACCGGTGCCACCTTCCCCCATGGACCAGGGCCGTATGGTAAGGCCAACATCTCCACGTCAGCCGTTGGCCAACTCTCCGGGGGATCCACAACGGCACACATTTAATCAGGCAATGGGGATGCGTCCTCCCACTCCCAACCAGAACCAACAAGCACTAATGGCAGCTGCAGCAGGCCGGATGCAGGGCTCTCCATCCCATGCATATTCTCCAAGAGGTCCCTTTGGCATGAGCCCAGCCCACTCGGCATCACCCCATTCATCCCATGTCTCCTCACCTTCTATGGTTGACAGTAGGGCTGGAAGGGGAAGTCCATACAGCCAAGTCAAGGCATCTCCACTCAGGTCACCTGGAGCCAAGAGTCCACTTGATTGTCCAGGAATGAAAGTAGAAACTCAGACAGCAGGCAATGAAACATCTCAGACAGCATCATATATCCCTAATGGTCCACAGAAAGGCATGAATGTTCAGCAACAGGTCACAGAGAGCCATGTTCCTCACACACACCATGGCTCTAGAGTTGGGGAGCTATGCAAAATGACCCTACAGAACATTAAACAGGAACCGGGAGAGGTTCAGTGTGATGGCGCGGCAGAGCCTCATAATGGGGCTATAAAGCGAGAAGCGACGGGTGAGGCCATTACGTCCGGGAACAACACTTGCTTTATTAATGCTGGAAACATGGCTGGAGATCCTGGGTCTCAAGGCCCAAGATCTGAGACTGGACAGCAACTATTACAGAAACTCTTGAGAACCAAGAATCTTCAGCTTGGTGCTCAGAGGCCTTCTGACGGCATCCACAATGAGATCAATGGCCACATCAACAGCAAACTAGCGATGCTTGAGCAAAAACTTCAAGGGACTCCACGAAATATGGAggtatgtgttttgtttttttttctttcctcattGCATCCATTATTTTTGCCCTCATCATGCTGTTGTTTGTGGGAAAAGCACCTCTTATTCATTTTCTCGACCCCTACAGGATTTACAGTCTATAACAAAAAGGGCTCCAGTACAAAAGCCAAAGCGCACTAATAAGGCAGCTGGAGACCGAGGGCCTAACGCACGGAAGAAGAATAAGAAGGAAGAAGTTGGAAAAAGTGCAGAAGCCCTGATAAAGCAACTCAAGCAGGTAAAAGGACAGCAGAAATTAATTTCCTAAATGATTTTTCCCATTGATGTTTTGAAGAATGGGTTTTTATATGTACATTAATGGACATTTTCCTCCCAGGGTCTCTCTCTGTTACCCCTGATGGAGCCTTCAATCACTGCCAGCCTGGATCTGTTTGCCCCTTTTGGAAGCAGCCCAGCCAATGGCAAAGCCCAGCTAAAAGGGTCCTTTGGAAATGCAGTACTGGACAATATCCCAGACTACTATTCTCAATTACTCACTAAGGTATAACTAAGCTGTAATGTGTATCAATTGTTAGCTGTTGGAGGCTTTGACAACATTTGGTTGTTGATTAATATTACTTAAAGAACAAAGTCTTCAAAAAAACCCAAGTTGTTTTATGAGGATATTGTTTTGTGCCTTTTACAGAGTAACCTCAGCAACCCACCAACACCCCCATCCTCCCTGCCACCTACTCCTCCACCTTCAGTACAGCACAAGCTGCTGAATGGAGTGACTCCTGGGGGGGTGCTGTCTGAGGGTCAGAAAGACACCGAGCCCCCAGAAGAACCAATGGGTAAACAAGGAATTTTTGcatgaaattaatatttttcattaatatttatttatctgcgGTTGTACAGTAGTTCTAAATACTCTTGTCTTTCCCTGCAGATTCTgtaagagaggaggtgaagagtgtAGATATTCTAGCAGCTCTCCCCACCCCACCACATAACCAGAATGAGGACATCAGGTACAATAGGATGATTCTGTTTAGTTCCCTTGTCAACCAGAATACATGGGTTTCTTGTTGCTGAGTGGCTATAAATGAGGGAAATGTATTGTAACAGGATGGAGAGTGATGACGAGGATGCCCCAGAAAGCATCATCCCGGCTTCATCCCCTGAGAGTAACGTAGGAGATGAAACCCCACGTTTCCCTCACCTACGGGAGCCTAAAGAGGAAGAGACGGAGAGAGCAATATCCCCCATCATCCCCCTGATACCTCGCACTGCCATCCCAGGTATTCTGCAAAATTCTAAATgtaatctctgtgtgtgtatgcaaatattttaaacaaaatgtgtgttgcgttatgttttattgttcaaGTCTCATTTAATTTTACCATAAAATCaatttatattgttatatattaatTTACACAATTTCTTTTGTAGCATTCCCCGAAAACAAACCATTTGAAGCAGCCAATAGTAAGGCAGTTTCCACATCCAACCATTGGGACAAGGCCAAAAGCAATGAAGTGTCTGTTACCTTCACATTGTCCTCTGCTGCAGCCAAGGTACTAAGCCATGGTATCATTGCACCCCGTTTAAGCCTTTCTGTATCTTCATGCATAGTTAACAAAAACTTGATCTGACTCTTTTTTCCAGAAACTGAACCATGTGATGATGGCCATGGCCCAGCTGCTTAACATTAggatgccaggttcttatgaggTGACTTTCCCTCCCCAAAACCCTGACATGCCTGGAGTGGATGGGCCAGGGAAAGCACCCAACCAGTCAGGTATGCATTTAGAGACTTTTCTTTTGGACTAACCTGTAGTCTCATTGGGTTAGGATGAACAAGATAATAGGGTGTGAATCTGTCTCAAGACATTTTTCATGTCACACTGCCACACATCCATGAAAAGGAACCAAATGTTGTAGTTTTGGCCTTTTTGAGCCTCCTGTGATGTCAATGGTTTGTGTGTAGCTCGAGCTTGCCAGCTATTTGTTTTGTCACTGCAGTAGAGTGATTACACTGCTAGGGACACAAtcatatatttacattgctCAAACATGAATGCAAGACTTTTAGGTCCATTAAGACTAATGTTAAGTTGATCCTGTTTTCCAGGTGATCTGAGTACAAAAGACAGTGCTTCACCCAGTCAGGATGAGTGGCTAAGGCAATTTGATGTGTCTCTACCAGGCTGTACATTGAAGAAACAAGTGGACATTCTGGCACTTATTAAACAGGTCAGTCATTACAGGTCTCTTGAGAACTGTGTGAATTATTGGATTTTTCTTATCTCATGCCATGTTTTTATAGATTTCTTGAAAGCTGTAGATCTCATATGTGCATTTTTCTTTCAGGAATTCCCAGAAAAAGAAGACAACCCAGTCCAACACTGTTACACAACCAATGTAAGTGACTTGGACGTGCGCCACCTTCCTACTATACCAGTGGAGGAATCTCCACCCCCATCACCGTCCCCTCCGCTTCCTCCCCCATCTGTCGTAGTACCAACAACAGAAGCTGAACTTTCGAAAAAAAAATTAGCTTCTCCATCCCGGTCTCCCTCCAGTCCCACCATTGCCCAGATAAAGACTGAGCCTGAACAGGATGTTGTTCCTCTTATTGAAGCTGCTCAACCAACTGATGTCACAGAGTCTGAAGTTGCTGCTCCAGAGACCGTAACGGATTCAGTGAATGCCTCCGCTGTTCCAGATCCTACTGCTCCTACTGAAGATAATCTGAGACCTGCTGTAAAGGAGGAGGACTTGGCCACTGAACCAGCTCCACCTCCTGAAGGTTCTCCCAGCAACATGGAGTCTTCCCCTAAAGCTGTTAAGCAGCGCAGGCCTCTCTCTCCTGATGAGGAGGTAGTACATCCTAAAGTGAAAAAATGGAAGGGGATTCGCTGGAAGCGTCTTCAGATTGTCATCTCAATACGTAAGGGTGGCTCAAAGAAAGAGAGTAGCCGTGAGGTGTCTGAGCTAATGGAACGCCTGCGTATTACTCTTCGACCAGACAAGCTGCCTCGGGATAAACGTAAATGCTGCTTCTGCCATGAGGAAGGTGATGGCGCCACAGATGGGCCTGCCCGGTTGCTTAACATTGATGTGGACCTGTGGGTGCACCTCAACTGTGCCCTGTGGTCCACAGAGGTGTATGAGACACAGGGGGGTGCCCTTATTAATGTGGAGGTAGCCCTGCGTCGCGGATTGCGGACTCTTTGCGCATACTGCCAGAAAACAGGTGCCACCAACAGCTGCAACAGAATGCGCTGCCCGAATGTCTACCACTTTGCCTGTGCCATCCGGGCACGCTGCATGTTCTTCAAGGACAAAACCATGTTGTGCACCCAGCATAAGCTGAAGGGCCCCAGTGAAGATGAACTCAGTGCGTTTGCCGTTTTACGGCGCGTCTACATTGAGCGTGATGAGGTGAAACAGATTGCCAGCATCTTACAGCGAGGCGACCGTATTCACCTGTTCCGTGTTGGTGGTCTCATCTTTCATGCTGTTGGCCAGTTGCTACCCTCTCAGATGGCCAACTTCCACTCGCCCACTGCGATCTTCCCTGTTGGCTATGAGGCTACACGCATCTACTGGAGCACGCGTCTGCCCAACAAACGCTGTCGCTATCGCTGCCGCATCAGTGAGGATGACGGTCGCCCGTTGTTTGAGGTGCGTGTTCTGGAGCATGGCATGGAGGATTTGCAGTACCGTGACACTACTCCAGAGGGTAAGAACTTGTACACTGCTCCCACTTTACGTTATCTCTCAGTGTTCCCTCTTGAAATATTTCTTTTGACCAGTGACTGTATTTAATTCACCATCTTTGTCTTTAGGGATCTGGGAGCGCGTGGTTCAGCAGGTGGCTAAACTGCGAGATGAATCATCCATGTTGAAGCTGTTCACGGAACATGTCAAGGGAGAGGAGATGTATGGCCTCACGGTTCATGCTGTCATGCGTATCACTGAGTCGGTAAGAACATGCAGCTGGAAAAAATGtcactttgtctttcttttccagTTATAATTGAAGCGCTTAACAAGACAATATTCACAAATACCTGGGGTTTACATCTCCTTCTTAATGGAAACCAGGGCTaaatgttaaacttttttgcaactggccccaccGGGCCATTCGGTTTGAAACTTAACGGGCTGAAGACAGTTTTTACtggccctccttccaaaagtgatttatcagtgttacaacaaaaccaaagacttataagttatgttatgctgttaacatgtttaatcggttattaaatacaccctggatataaaaaaactaaactaaaatgtaatcaaagttaaaattaggttaaggttaacaaaacaattgacttttaaaacaaaacatactaacagactgtAACATGacttgctctctctcctgctgacagccagtTAATAAAAAACTTTACACAGAGCAGCGAATTTAAGTGGCCTCTTTCGTGAttcacaggttgccatggtagcaacctgtcaatcacaaggtagtcccgcctAAAAGCATATGCTGCATTATCATCTATGCGGACTCCCCCcttgctggccgttagagagtaTGAAACCTATGAATAAGTGAACAGATAGTTccattaatgacaaaaaaaggtttcaatttatttgttatattgaaGTAGATCTGGTACATTTTTGGAAACCAACAAAAGAGCCACACAAGCCTGCTGTGATATAATGGTTATACTGTAGATCAGTGTGCATGATTAACGCGGTTTGTGTTTATTCGTTGCGTTTTAGTTGCCTGGAGTGGAGAATTGCCAGAACTACCAGTTCCGATATGGCCGGCACCCTCTGATGGAGCTCCCGCTTATGATCAATCCCACTGGCTGTGCTCGCTCTGAGCCCAAGGTCCCCACACAATGCAAGAGGTAAAGCAGCAttattttagaaacaaagcACCAAGGGGCTATACTTTACAGTAACACCACATATGTTCTGGTGGGCACATTATCAAGCGGAGTTAAACCTACATGATGATGATCTAAAATCATTTGACGAAAGGCGTCTTGTTGAAGAGActtgattttaattttaaagtttttgaaCAATAACTCAGCATAATTATCAGCCAAGTATTATAATAATACAGTTTTTATTCTTATCTTATTGTGTCAGTAATTAAAAGTTGTCCTCTCCCAGGCAACATATTGCTTTGCTCTAATTTTCAGTTAGTTTCTTGATATGAAACTAAAAATTAACAATGCAGTC is a window encoding:
- the LOC123967220 gene encoding histone-lysine N-methyltransferase 2D-like, yielding MVMGQQGTPIMGQHPGMMPQGGMPVRMPQGQPFIGGAQPQLPGALGASGARAPGPPVAPTGFFPQGPGMQGADPRVLQERQLQHRMQMAKLQQQQVMMGQQPIPHPNQQSGLIAQPQPGMMGNPLMAQQANTQQGMLANQANQQSMVQAPQGMVGGQTLVPQNLAGGQPINHAQAMMAAQPGIMRNQPVAPCQQQRPQLVMGQQGMVGSPGHPGLRGTQAQLTPQQQNILAQRMLASQQQQQNVAKNLAHLQQQQIAQQRQQNQLISHSSQEQGGLSQPSTPQMGSSPSAGSITPQPQGATDSGPKEGGILSPDSRTPPQQSGPSTPNQMSQLGSANDHQPDLVRQQLQQQQQQQHQNQVYMAHQQKSNPQSGPEHQTVLVGNQQTGVLQQQQRQLPLTLQRQGSHSIDNPSLITVKEEGKQSDFLAQHQQQQQMVQNAMQQSQDPSIQQQIIGQNHPGQPQPVVTGHSQQQQALMAQQQKQQAMMGMLRAQQQGMMAQRPVLPPGQIRTPINIQAIIAQNPHLRNLPPNQQIQQIQAMIAQRQLQHGPMLRMSMGQGQQNPLRSHMPPGQVPQVGQMPGMEGQQMPYGAMGKPGTVGAQQQPGMLGQQPGVAPQMQQGMMVPGQQQPQAGDMIQHMIRGQVPVPPSPMDQGRMVRPTSPRQPLANSPGDPQRHTFNQAMGMRPPTPNQNQQALMAAAAGRMQGSPSHAYSPRGPFGMSPAHSASPHSSHVSSPSMVDSRAGRGSPYSQVKASPLRSPGAKSPLDCPGMKVETQTAGNETSQTASYIPNGPQKGMNVQQQVTESHVPHTHHGSRVGELCKMTLQNIKQEPGEVQCDGAAEPHNGAIKREATGEAITSGNNTCFINAGNMAGDPGSQGPRSETGQQLLQKLLRTKNLQLGAQRPSDGIHNEINGHINSKLAMLEQKLQGTPRNMEDLQSITKRAPVQKPKRTNKAAGDRGPNARKKNKKEEVGKSAEALIKQLKQGLSLLPLMEPSITASLDLFAPFGSSPANGKAQLKGSFGNAVLDNIPDYYSQLLTKSNLSNPPTPPSSLPPTPPPSVQHKLLNGVTPGGVLSEGQKDTEPPEEPMDSVREEVKSVDILAALPTPPHNQNEDIRMESDDEDAPESIIPASSPESNVGDETPRFPHLREPKEEETERAISPIIPLIPRTAIPAFPENKPFEAANSKAVSTSNHWDKAKSNEVSVTFTLSSAAAKKLNHVMMAMAQLLNIRMPGSYEVTFPPQNPDMPGVDGPGKAPNQSGDLSTKDSASPSQDEWLRQFDVSLPGCTLKKQVDILALIKQEFPEKEDNPVQHCYTTNVSDLDVRHLPTIPVEESPPPSPSPPLPPPSVVVPTTEAELSKKKLASPSRSPSSPTIAQIKTEPEQDVVPLIEAAQPTDVTESEVAAPETVTDSVNASAVPDPTAPTEDNLRPAVKEEDLATEPAPPPEGSPSNMESSPKAVKQRRPLSPDEEVVHPKVKKWKGIRWKRLQIVISIRKGGSKKESSREVSELMERLRITLRPDKLPRDKRKCCFCHEEGDGATDGPARLLNIDVDLWVHLNCALWSTEVYETQGGALINVEVALRRGLRTLCAYCQKTGATNSCNRMRCPNVYHFACAIRARCMFFKDKTMLCTQHKLKGPSEDELSAFAVLRRVYIERDEVKQIASILQRGDRIHLFRVGGLIFHAVGQLLPSQMANFHSPTAIFPVGYEATRIYWSTRLPNKRCRYRCRISEDDGRPLFEVRVLEHGMEDLQYRDTTPEGIWERVVQQVAKLRDESSMLKLFTEHVKGEEMYGLTVHAVMRITESLPGVENCQNYQFRYGRHPLMELPLMINPTGCARSEPKVPTQCKRPHTLNSTSVSKAYQSTFTGELNTPYSKQFVHSKSSQYRRLKTEWKNNVYLARSRIQGLGLYAAKDLEKHTMVIEYIGTVIRNEVANRREKIYELQNRGIYMFRINNEQVIDATLTGGPARYVNHSCAPNCVAEVVTFDKEDKIIIISSRRIPKGEELTYDYQFDFEDDQHKIPCHCGAWNCRKWMN